The genomic segment TActtaaaacttgtccagaatAAGTTAAAAAAACTGCCTACATGCTTTgaaattggtctaaaatgactcagacaCCATACAAAAAGACTCAGCCTTGTCCACGTTGACATTACCTGTCCAACATGAAgcagaaaagctgaaaatttgaacaaaatgacagaaaattgcacaaaatgacttgaaacttatCCAAAAATGAATTAAGAACAGTTTAAAATGCTTTGAAGAGTGTTTAAAATGGTGGAAGCTGTACAAAAGGAACTCAAACTTGttaaaacctgtccaaaaggactcagttttgtccaaatttgtccaaaaaaagtcttaaaatcagTCGACAGTGACTCAAAAATGGCTCAGATCTGCTGCAAAATGATCCAAACTGCTGAATAACACAACACTGACCCAGAAGCTGCAGCCAAAAGACAGAAACTAAAGTGAACTTCTGACTGAACGCCGTCAGCAGGTGATCGAAGAGCAGATACTCAAACAGGTAGAAGAAATCCAAGAAAACCCTGAAGAACTGATCCAGAAACCGGAAACACAAACAGGAGGAAAGAACATGGAGCAGATCaggaaaacaggagaaaaaactACAGGGACCTACCAGAATCAGAGCAGGATGAGAAGCAGGCAGGAGAACTTCAGGAGAACGTCAGGAGAACTTTAGGAGAACGTCAGGAGAACGTCAGGAGAACGTCAGGAGAACTTCAGGAGAACGTCAGGAGAACGTCAGGAGAACTTCAGGAGAACGTCAGGAGAACGTCAGGAGAACTTCAGGAGAACGTCAGGAGAACGTCAGGAGAACTTCAGGAGAACTTCAGGAGAATGTCAGGAGAACGTCAGGGGAACTTCAGGAGAACGTCAGGAGAACTTCAGGAGAACTTCAGGAGAACGTCAGGAGAACGTCAGGAGAACTTCAGGAGAACGTCAGGAGAACGTCAGGAGAACTTCAGGAGAACGCCAGGAGAACTTCAGGAGAACGTCAGGAGAACGTCAGGAGAACGTCAGGAGAACTTCAGGAGAACGTCAGGAGAACTTCAGGAGAACGTCAGGAGAACGTCAGGAGAACTTCAGGAGAACGTCAGGAGAACTTCAGGAGAACGTCAGGAGAACGTCAGGAGAACGTCAGGAGAACTTCAGGAGAATGTCAGGAGAACGTCAGGAGAACATCAGGAGAACTTCAGGAGAACGTCAGGAGAACGTCAGGAGAACTTCAGGAGAACTTCAGGAGAACGTCAGGAGAACGTCAGGAGAACTTCAGGAGAACGTCAGGAGAACTTCAGGAGAACGTCAGGAGAACGTCAGGAGAACTTCAGGAGAACTTCAGGAGAACGTCAGGAGAACTTCAGGAGAACGTCAGGAGAACTTCAGGAGAACGTCAGGAGAACGTCAGGAGAACGTCAGGTGAACGTCAGGAGAACTTCAGGAGAACTTCAGGAGAACGTCAGGTGATAGGTGTACCTGATTGGTACCTGAAGTTGACCTGTTTAACCCTTAATAAAATGcttaatacagtaaaaataatgtaatttgacagtaaaaaataaagattttgaaGGAACTCTTAGATCCAAAGCTAATGTTTTCCCCATTAGCTGCAGCTGTACTTTATTTTAATGCTAATTAGCGcacattagcatgctaaaatGCTAAACTAGGCTCATTAAAATGGTTAAACATCCTCGCTGGCTTCAGTGTTTATTGAATTGGAGCGTTTTCCTCGTTTTCTTCCATGTGCGTGATCTAAACATGTATCTGAGCCCCTCTAGTGGAGCTCAGGGGGTTTATTTTCATACATAATTAATTCTGAATAACATCATATTGATTTATTGCagtgaaatgattttaaatcagATTGTCGTCATGCAGGTCGTGGTTTATTCCAGCTTTACTGTGTCATAAAGAAGATTAACTATCAAACCACGAGGACGTCGGCGCCGTttcatggttgtttaagaagcATATTGGTacaaatgaatatttaatttacTCTGCAATCATCAATATTTGATAAGACATAATTTGGGACAGTTTCCTGCGAAACATAAAAGTCTTTTCCTCATCGGCTGTTAATCCTCTCAACAGCAGGCGGTTTggataaaagaaaagagagaataaGCAAATGGAAAAGCTATTAAggttttaattttcttttaaatacaaTGAGTGACAtaataaagaaaagcaaagccGTTCTATTTTGTCTCGCATTTTCTGAATAAAgcgtttgttttttgtttttaacactcCAATGGTGCTTCCAGTTACACAAATTAGAATTTAAAGTTGATTCAACTGaagaaacatacaaaaaaaaagttaatttttgcatttaaactttattttgtgATGGATAAAGTTGTGTCATCGGCGTATAGAATAACATCAAAAGCTTAATCCGACATAATCGGTCCCCTATCTCTAGATTTTGTTCagaaaaaagtaaatgtttgcatttaaactttattttgtgATGGATAAAGTTGTGTCATCGGCGTATACAATAACATCAAAAAGTCAATCCTGCACAATCTGCCCCGTATCTCTAGATTTTGTACAAAAAAGGGCAAATTTTTGCCCTTAAACTGTATTTTGTAACAGATAAAGTTGTCATCAGCgtataaaaacatcaaaacctGCCCTGCATACAATAGGGCACATTTTGTACCCCAAAAAGGAGATTGCTTTTActaagtttctttttttcttaaaatagaATAtctaattgaaaaaataaaatcctgtcaaatttgtaaaatatctaaaaaaaaaaggatcattttgattttgcaaaaaatgtgaaaaattcaGTAAATTCTAAATTTTCAAGACTGTATATTCAAATTTTTTCCATAAAGcacattataaaaataaaaagaattaaaatcCAGTTATTAGAAcaatatttagctttttaaaatgttgtgctTTGTGAGGAGAATATTGTCGGTCCGGCAGTTCGAAtggaagaaaacagagaagaagcGAATGGAAAATCTATTAAGACTTTAATTTTCTCAATGCTTTTACATACAATAAGTGACATAATAAATAGCAAACAGGTTTTATTTCGTCTCACATTTTCAGAATAAggcgtttgttgttgttttttagcagCAGGTGGACAACGGTTTCCTGAAACACTCCAGCGGTGCTTCCAGTTTCGCAGCTCAGAATTAAAACTCGATTAAAGCGGCGAAACGTCTCGGGAGGGTTTcaggaaaccagcgtttggaaATTAAACGAGAAACAAGGAAAAGACTGGAGTCAGCCTGAAGCGGTGGAAGTCACAGGAGGTAGCATCTTACTCTCCTGCCATTCAatcctctcctctttttttttctttttttcttgcagcGGCAGGCGGTTTATTCATCGCTATGATTATCATAGACGTCCGTCCACATTCTGCTGCATTTTCCATCGTCTGTGCAGTGAAAGCCGGACAGGAAGTGATCatctcagcagcagcaacagcatagaaacaacatttaaaactgcATCAGGTTTCTGTGCCCGAAACACCAATCTTATTGCACTCAGCGCTTTATTTTACACAATACCGAGAAGACGGacgttttttaaaacaattagaACAACACGggtgagccaatcagagctctGCACGATGACTGATTAGGACAGGCAGCCAATTAAGGTTTAATTGGATGTAGATGTAGCAGCAGGTTCATGGAGACTGTCAGCTATTTTTCATTAATGTAAATGGAAAACAACCAATAAAGTGATTTCTGCTGGAACATAAAAGCAGCTTCACCTGATCACCTCTTTGTGCATTTTCTCCCAACATGAGTTTTTCTTCCAGCGTGTctgtgacttttattttgaagggttAATAGATTTTGGAGGAAGAAGCTTTACAATAAAGTTCCAGAGTTACAAAGATGGAAGGCAGTAAAATAAAGACAGTGATATGTTTTGTTTGGCTTGTGATTCTTTGCATGTAAGTGATTAAATCTGACCATTCTGAGCGATATTTTTTGAGGGACGACTACATTTTGGATGtggaaaacctgcagccacatttAAACTAACATGTTCTGAATATCAAAGCTGCGTCACCTGTTTCTCTCAcagcatgtgtttttcttttcgtGTCCCGGAGGTCTAACGGCGTCCGGCGACACATTTGTGGAATTAATTTGCACAAAGTGAACAGGTGTGGCCTCGGTGTCGGGTTATAAATCGTGCTAAATCTGGCTCGGCCGGTGGCTCGGCGAGGCCGAGGCGCTGCTGGGGGTTAATCAGGGAACAAAATGACCACCTGTTTGTGCGGAGCGACGAGGAAACTGTCCCCGGCTGATTGGCGCCTCCGTTCAGGGCCTCGGCTGCCTGATTGCTCTCCTGGAGAACGGCGGCTCGAACACAGTAATGGGGTTGTTCCGGTGATTGCAGCGTGGGCGGCTAACGGTCCAGTTAGCGCCCGCTGGCAGCCGGGCGGCCATTAAACGTTGGACGGCGAACAGCGAAGCCTCGTCCTGTGTCTTCACTGTCAGCTAACAAATAACTACAAGTGCATTTGGCTTCAGCGCTGATAAATATACATGGAAGCTTTGGTGTGTTGACTCGTACAAACCCTCTCTGGCAGCGGGGTTAAGGTCGGAGCCCCTCTCAAGCTGTGTGCTCTGTCTGGCTTTATGAGCGGCTGCGACTCAGCGGCTGAGTCAACACCGGAGGCCTCGCTCCGCCGGGCCCACGCCGGCTTTTGGAGATAagtcaggaacaacactgtggcGGCGCCCGCCCGGAAGCACATTTAAATTAAGCAGgcttcctttttgttttgcacCGCAAACACCGAGCCGCCGAGCGAGTCGACACACAGACGAGCCGcttgtttgctgttttctggTGAGTGCTTTTAAACGCCGCAGAGGTCCGTGTGGGTTTAATGCGATCGCTGCAGCGAATCCGGCTCTCGACGTTGCGTGGAGCAGGAACAACAGGTGGAACAGGACAGGTGAAACCCCAACACTGTACCCAGATATATGCAGAAACATGAAACCCAATGGGCTGGTTTATACCCACTAATCCAGATTACACCTCCTTGGACAAATAAACTTAAGTGATTTTAATTGTGAATTGTAATGTATAAAGCTGTGTCACCAGCATAGAAATAATGGTACATGTTGTAAATGAGCTCTCTATAAATACAACTGAATTGGAATTGAATGGAATATAAAtaatagatttatttttggtgtcatttttgttaacccttgtgtcgtcttgtgggtcaaattgaccccttttaaagtttgaaaacgtggaaaatatatatattttcacagtgaaaacttacacattttcaacatttttgagaaatttttgaacatttagtggttcaaaacaaggaaatgttaaaaaaaaagtttcttaaaatccagcgaaatttgctggattttaagTGACTAATTTTCcaaatgttctttaagaaaatattagaacttttaccgATATagatggaatcactttagataattttagggggttttttttggaagatttttattcaattttttgaaagtatttacaatttttattttcctttatttttctaattttaatttttaattctaattttattttttaactttttaggAAAAATTTTTAGGAAAAATTTTttccctgaagattttgcaattttttttttataaatttgtggattttttgctgattttttgttttttttgcagacaaggaaactatgcTTTTTGGTAGCTGTAAAttaggacaacaggaggattaaagcAGTATTAGCGGTTAATCACAGCAGGAAAATTGGTAAGACAATGCTACAGTCTGGTTTGCTAGTTAGCATAATTATGAGgtaaaaaaatatggaaaacctGTTTACAATTTACTGAGATAATCTAGATTTTGTACGAATACgtttaaatttaaatgattttaaactgAATTGTAACTTATCAAGCTGTGTCATCAGCATATAAATGTACCTCACTGTGCCCTATGACTCGTCGTCAATCTGCACTAtgtaaattaaactgaattgaattaaaatttaattgaatataaataaaatctaaaatttaaTCCTGTATCCTTGAATATTCAATGTGTCAAACCCTCAAAACTGTATCCAATTATCCCCCAAAAATACACCCCAGGCTGGTTTATACCCACTAATCCAGGTTTTACTTCCCCTATTGTTCATAAATAAAGGTTTATTAGGAATAGGATTAAACAATATGATGCTCCTGCAGCAAAGAATAAATGGGCAGCGGCACTAACAACAGGAACAAGTgtcttttttggattttttttacaatatatatTATGATATATCACAATAGTATTACTGTCGTCTGTGTTGCTGCTTcacaatgtcagaaaatgaaaatttgtTCACAATTTAATGAGACAATGCAGATCTTgtactgaaaaaaatcctgatttatattttgtgttgtaaTGGATAAAGTTGTGTCGTCAGCATATAACTTTAACcggatttgtttttgtgtgtaaaatctgcattttctcagtaaatttagatttcttttatttatttttctgtagcTGTTTGTTATGAAAAAATCCCCTCAAATTGGCAgaatatttagctttttttaaaaaaatattgatatttaaaaTTAGAACATTTTGTCTCAAAgccatcaaaatgtttttcttttaaacgcTAAGTAACTTTTGGATTCGGAACCAAAGTACCACAATTCATAACAtatcttttttattgttatctTGTTTGAAGCCTGATAGTCTTGGAATTGTCTTTGAAAGCTTCTGGGATTTTTAAACATCAGATTATTGTCAAAGAAAACTGAATTGGTTTGTTGGGAAGTTGTGAAAGTTTCTGTGATTTGTTGCGTTgatgtttgtttgcatttaagGGATTTAAACTATTTTGATAGTGAATCAAAATCAGAAACTGAATCCTGGAGGAGGAGATAACCTGGTCATAGAGGGAAGAAAATAGTTTGAGTTCAGGTGCAGTGTTGACTTATATCCTGTCCTGTTACCACGGTGACGCTGGCAGCCAATCAGCGCCCTGGATTCTCTCTTGTGCCCTCGGTTGGATTCTTCCAGTTCATGACCCTCAGCTCCGGTACAGAAACCAGAACCTCCTCACCACTGCTCTATCATCAGATCCAGGACCCGGTTCACATTCAGGTCCGAGTCCAGGCTGAAGTCGGGCTCCACGAACGGGGCTGTGGGTGGGGTCAGGGGGCGGAGCCCGGAGGTCAGCGTCTCCAGCCAATCGGCGGCGTCGAATGGCGCCGGGGCGCGGCGCTTCCTGGACTTACCGACGGACGGCGGAGGCGGGGAGGAGCagatgggaggaggaggaggaggagctggaaggACCTGGCTGGGGTTGATGACAGCTGGAGAAGGAGGAAGCTCCAGGAGCAGCGAGGAGCAGAGCGGCGACGGGAGGAAGGTCTCAtctctgttctggttctggtcggctggaggaggaggaggaaggtctGAGGAGGATTTCTGATCACAGACGCTCACAGAACCTAAAGGAGACGAAACATCAGAAACAGAGAGGCTTAAAGTTCTGATCTTCAAACAGAAGAACCAGAAGAACCAgatattttgtcatttggtgtctcgttgttgttttttgtcatatttttatcacttcgtgtcttgtttttgtcgttttatgtctcattgttgtcattatcggtcttgtttttgttattttgtgtctctttttagccgtttttggtcttgtttttgttgttttgtgtcttgtttttgtcttttgcgtctcatttttgtcattttcagtattGTTTTTTTCGTTTTCGgtctcttttctgtcatttttcgcctcctttttgtcattgttggtCTTGTTTCTcgcgttttgtctcatttttgtcgttgtgtgtctcattttgatttTGTGAACCATTCATGGATTCTTCGTTGTGCCTCGAAGctcagaatgtttttgtttttacataacCGGATTCAAGCAACTGCTTTGTTCTTGGAGAATTTTCAAAAGACGCACATAGAATAAAGTGACATTAAAGAAACgacatgattttaagcttatatTTGGATGtacactgacagctgaaattGAGCTTATAAACATGATGGTTCTCTGTCGTTTAAACCTGGCTGATTATCAGGAACTCACCAACACAAGCCATCGGTTCATCCAGAATGTCATCAATGGACTGTCGAGGGTCCATCTgttgagaaagaaaaagcaaaaacatttgattttcCTCTGAGCGGGGGAAGCCGTGGGTAGCGTGTTGTTCTCGGTCTAACCTGCGCTTTCTGGATCGCCTCCTGTAGTTCCTCCTCCAAGCTGCGAACACCGGGTAAGGCCTGAGCTGGACTCGCCGTAATCTGCACCGGCAGCTCCAAGTCATGGCCGATCACGTCGCACGGCTGGCAGCAGAACACCTGAGCGGAAAGACGGAGAAGTAAGCCGACAGGTGGTGACGGCAGGCTGCTCACATGTTGGAGAAACGCTGATGTTTTATCCACCTGCAACACCTCGGCCGGCGGCTCCGGCTTCCCTCTGGAGCATCCTGGATCCTGTTGCAGGAACGGATGCAGGGATCCTCCGCAGGACTGCTGCATGATGGGAAAAAGGCGTTAACGAGGGGAATTATGTGAAGCATCATCTCGTTAGCCCTCAGATCAGAGGTGTTAAAGTGATTCtagttcagtccagtttgatctccagtagaaccacagcagaataacccATAAATAagcacaactcctaatggttcctctGGTTTAGTGCGAAAAGTTCACATTttaggaattatctttttactaaacatcatgcacaacctgaaatttatgaagaaaaataaactaaatttaatcagcattcatcctcagttcatcatttccacatcacaacttccagatcacagagtgtctacaaaggaacacaacatttagtcacaatgttacaaaaacgagacacaaaacgacagaaaattAGACATACGAcaagaaagaacacaaaaaagagacaaaaaattagacagttacaaagcaacaaaaaaacacaaatgacaaaaacgagacgaaaaaagacacaaaacgacaaaaaattatgctcaaaacaacaaataaagcaaaaacaaaaacataagatgacaaaaataagacagaaaacacaaatgagacgaAAAGGAAATACAGaataacaaaagcaagaaaatgaaaaacacggagacaaacaacacagacaagacaaaaaaacccacaaaacgacaaaaacaaggagcaaaacgacaaaaaagagaaaaaaagacagaatattacaaaaatgagaaacaaaatgacaaaaaatgagaaaaatgacatgaaacaaaacaaaaaggagacaaaaaatgacacaagcaagaaacaaaatgacaaatgtagaCAACATAAACGAcacgaaaaacacaaaacaatgaataaagcaatacaaaatgacaaaaatgagacaaaaaaggacaaaaacgagacagaaaatgaaagaaacaagaaCCGTTTGATTAGAGATCCAGTTTGGTgcacaagagaaaaatggaattTTAGGGGGAACCTAAGACgtatttggtgttttaaaatatcttcaaacattcttttcttctcGTTTTTTAGacttggtctcaggacaagaacatttacacgaCTACTGCAGGTTTTAGTGTTtggattatttaaaatgtcctccagcCAGGAATGACTCTGATCTCACTGTTAAAGGAGAAACCCGAGGCCGGTGACCTCACCTCGCTGCCCGGCTGGGCGGAGCGCTCCCTGGGCCTGGTTCTGATCCGCTCTCTCATCTccagctcctgctgctgctggtcctcCTCCGACCTCCAAGGAGTCAGACCCTGCAGGGGCGATGACGACGACACCGGGAGGCTGGGGCTGGAGGCTCCGGAGACCGGGGCCAGGAAGACGGCGTTGGCGAGGCCTCCGCGTTCCCCCGCCAGACTCACCGAGGTCAGGATCCTGTGGGGGGCGTCGCCGAGGATCCCATTAGGAACCGCTCGGTCCTGCGGAGCGTACAGCTGCTGGTCGGGAGAGTCGGGTCCGGAGCTGGAGCCGGAGCAGGGGCTCTGGACGAGGGGATCCGGGCCGACGCCCAGCTGGCAGAGGGGAGCGGGGGCGAGGCAGGCCGGGGGCAGCTGGAAGGGCCGGAGGCGCTGCAGCAGGGCGGGTTTGGTACCGGAGACCGGGAGGCCTCGCTTACGGAGCTGCTGACGCAACTCAGACACctgagagacacaaaaacatgaatcaGACGTTGTTTAGGATGCGGGTCAGGCTCATAAATCAGAGCAGCATGAGGAGAAGCTGTATGTAATCAAATACTGCACATATACGGACGAGAATATGGCACTGATTCCATGCAGAAAACTGCCAAAgaactaaatgactaaaacCGAATTATTGTattacaaaacacaacaacaaaaacgagacacaagacaacaacaacaagacacaaaacaacacaaacgagacacaaaacaacaaaaacgagacacaaaacaacaaacacaaggcacaaaacaacaaaacgagacacaaaacaacaaaaacaagacacaaaacaacaaaaacaagacaaaacaacaaaaacatttcacaaaacGACTAAatcgagaaacaaaacaacaaagacaagacacaaaacaacaaaaacaaggcacaaaacgacacaaatgagacacaaaacgacaaaaacaattcataaaacaacaaaaacgagacacaaaacaacaaaaacaagacacaaaacaacaaaaacaagacaaaacaacataaacaattCACAAAACGACTAAatcgagaaacaaaacaacaaagacaagacacaaaacaacaaaaacaaggcccaaaacgacacaaatgagacacaaaacgacaaaaacaattcATAAAACGACTaaatcgagacacaaaacaacaaagacaagacacaaaatgacaaaaattagacccaaaacaactgaaacaagacaaaaaaacaacaaaaacgagacacaaaacaacaaaaacaagacacaaaacaacaaaaacaaggcacaaaacgacacaaatgagacacaaaacaactgaaacaagacacaaaacaacaaaaacgagacacaaaacaacaaaaacgagacaaaacaaaaacgagacacaaaacaacaaaaacgagacacaaaacgactaaacacatatgaccacaaaagacatataaccacaaaaacgagacacaaaatgacaaaaatgagaaacaaaacaacaaagacaagacacaaaacaatataaataaacaagacacagaaccacacaaacaagacacaaaatcacagaaacaagacagaatttTCAGGACCAACAAAACCAGCAGTTATTCCACTAAAGCAGAGCTGGCACctgatgaaatgtaaaaatatcttctgtaaaatcactaaaaagcagcagatggaataaaactttaaatctaACAGTGAATTCTGCTGTTTCATCCCACCGTTAGGTCGACCAGGTTTGCAGGCAGCAGTTCTGGTTTGGATGTAGGGTTCATGTCGGGGGTTTGGTGCGTTGTGGAGGAAACGGACTGGACGTTCAGCGGCGTCAATCCAGAAGATTTACCAGGATCACCGAGGTCTCCACTGAAGGAACAACAGCAGATTTAATACAGTTAGTTAAACAAGATCAACCAGATCTGATCAAAGCTCCCCAGGATTCTCCTCAGAATCAACCAGTTCTGCATCTACAGGAACTTTATTCAAAGAAGTAAagttctgccttcatactgtgaatattttagAGTTAcaggcagatttttcactttttaatggacttttttcttcatttctgagcctcagaacttcatcagtcttcagatagaaccatgacattcaggaggaaaaacacatctgagttctgattttaaaaaaaaacagcaactaaaataaccagaaaagctggaaaattatcacaaaaaaattaaagagacagaaaagagatcAAGCCACCAAAAGAGGGTCAACATtaagacaaagagacacaaaatcagcacacaagacccaaaatcaccataaaaaaagGTAAATGTAATTTCG from the Acanthochromis polyacanthus isolate Apoly-LR-REF ecotype Palm Island chromosome 12, KAUST_Apoly_ChrSc, whole genome shotgun sequence genome contains:
- the si:dkeyp-69b9.3 gene encoding myocardin — protein: MTLLASERSLLIRNKFRSVLQLRIQNRRLSEINADSGVKSSCPQKSEKDQSEALRPVDDSQTSPPGGSGSEASQGEFWPSAPFVFVLFLLPRGLHVGPRGRRSPGRPWTSILLDLQILSSSSVNSVSPAAAFSFCSAPPTFLTSSVSSGPASFPDVFEDDISSSSSSSSPTEHQSQAFPSLPGLPGDQLLSSAVAPPLNLSPTQSGLALLPATEGIRQPLSVTLGEPNAMATPGRPNHGMYLTCQTTPLLPKTARPSSPSCPSALTPSLNFNHLPRPRKPRDTKPKMRKLKYHQYIPPDQRGGSGTGGGGAKQKSPAPSQPLDPAYSHLLKQQQVILQLQILQNQQQQKQQQQQRVQPQQQPSPQQQQQQVTAAPSGDLGDPGKSSGLTPLNVQSVSSTTHQTPDMNPTSKPELLPANLVDLTVSELRQQLRKRGLPVSGTKPALLQRLRPFQLPPACLAPAPLCQLGVGPDPLVQSPCSGSSSGPDSPDQQLYAPQDRAVPNGILGDAPHRILTSVSLAGERGGLANAVFLAPVSGASSPSLPVSSSSPLQGLTPWRSEEDQQQQELEMRERIRTRPRERSAQPGSESCGGSLHPFLQQDPGCSRGKPEPPAEVLQVDKTSAFLQHVFCCQPCDVIGHDLELPVQITASPAQALPGVRSLEEELQEAIQKAQMDPRQSIDDILDEPMACVGSVSVCDQKSSSDLPPPPPADQNQNRDETFLPSPLCSSLLLELPPSPAVINPSQVLPAPPPPPPICSSPPPPSVGKSRKRRAPAPFDAADWLETLTSGLRPLTPPTAPFVEPDFSLDSDLNVNRVLDLMIEQW